One Glycine soja cultivar W05 chromosome 2, ASM419377v2, whole genome shotgun sequence genomic region harbors:
- the LOC114400322 gene encoding putative phosphatidylglycerol/phosphatidylinositol transfer protein DDB_G0282179, which translates to MMPKVAHSTSITMASNSASALYFLLCLSPITLLLSAFRAQAQSHAPAPTFKYCEKNADYAVKVSGVEILPDPVERGVPFTFKIPAYTPEPIQSGDLLYEISYAGIEAQPATFLHDLCEEAPCPVPAGNFVLVHTELLPPVTPPGTYNVKLNFKDHNDKLLTCIIFPFKIGSKSSVSAI; encoded by the exons ATGATGCCAAAGGTGGCGCATTCCACATCCATAACCATGGCGTCTAACTCTGCTTCCGCTCTTTACTTCCTTTTATGCCTATCGCCCATCACTTTGCTTCTTTCTGCGTTTCGTGCTCAAGCTCAATCTCATGCTCCAGCTCCCACTTTCAAGTACTGTG AAAAGAATGCAGACTATGCTGTGAAGGTGAGTGGAGTGGAAATATTGCCTGACCCCGTGGAGAGAGGAGTGCCATTCACCTTTAAGATCCCAGCTTATACTC CTGAACCAATTCAAAGCGGGGACTTGTTATATGAAATTTCTTATGCTGGAATAGAAGCACAACCTGCTACATTTCTCCATGATCTCTGTGAGGAAGCACCATGCCCAGTACCTGCAGGCAACTTTGTGCTCGTTCACACCGAATTATTGCCTCCGGTTACCCCACCA GGCACCTATAATGTGAAGCTGAATTTTAAGGATCATAACGACAAGCTGTTAACTTGCATCATCTTTCCCTTCAAAATCGGTTCTAAATCTTCAGTGTCTGCTATCTAA
- the LOC114400328 gene encoding serine/threonine protein phosphatase 2A 59 kDa regulatory subunit B' gamma isoform-like codes for MIKQIFGKIPRKPSKSSHNNSNGEGGFNDGFSLNSSSNNTLLKSNSVSSKSSSSCSVGSRSGNETIAQYYSNQSKKSAPTSGSVMASAAYEALPSFRDVPSSEKQNLFIRKLNMCCVVFDFNDPVKHLKEKDVKRQTLLELVDYVSSVNSKFNELAMQEMTKMVATNLFRALPSSNHDGNLEDMGEPDEEEHVLEPAWPHLQIVYEFLFRFVASPETDAKLAKRYIDHSFVLKLLDLFDSEDQRERDYLKTILHRIYGKFMVHRPFIRKAINNIFYRFIFETEKHSGIAELLEILGSIINGFALPLKEEHKLFLARALIPLHKPKCVALYHQQLSYCITQFVEKDVKLADTVVRGLLKYWPITNSAKEVMFLSELEEVLEATQAAEFQRCVIPLFRQIGRCLNSLHFQVAERALFLWNNDHIRNLILQNSKVILPIIFPAMEKNIRGHWNQAVQSLTMNVRKIFSDADQALFDECLKRFQEEEINDREKQEKRESIWKQLEDVAAANAVSNEAILVSRFVSSVAIATSANQLATAGG; via the exons ATGATTAAACAGATATTCGGTAAAATTCCTCGCAAACCCTCAAAATCATCTCACAATAATTCAAACGGGGAAGGAGGGTTCAATGATGGTTTCTCACTGAACTCATCTTCTAATAATACCCTCTTGAAGTCCAATTCAGTTTCTTCAAAATCTTCAAGTTCTTGTTCAGTTGGGTCTCGTTCTGGGAATGAGACTATTGCTCAATACTATTCAAATCAATCTAAGAAATCAGCTCCTACTTCAGGTTCAGTAATGGCTTCGGCAGCTTATGAGGCTTTGCCTAGTTTCAGGGATGTTCCTAGCTCGGAGAAGCAGAATCTTTTTATCAGAAAGTTGAATATGTGCTGTGTTGTGTTTGATTTCAATGATCCTGTCAAGCATCTCAAAGAGAAGGACGTTAAGCGGCAAACTCTACTTGAgcttgttgattatgtttcgtCTGTGAATTCGAAGTTCAACGAGTTAGCGATGCAGGAGATGACGAAGATGGTGGCGACCAATTTGTTTCGTGCTCTGCCTTCTTCCAATCATGATGGAAATTTGGAAGACATGGGTGAGCCTGACGAAGAGGAACATGTTTTGGAACCGGCATGGCCTCATCTGCAGATTGTGTATGAATTTCTCTTCAGATTTGTGGCTTCACCTGAGACGGATGCTAAGCTTGCTAAAAGATACATTGATCATTCGTTTGTGTTGAAGCTGCTCGACCTTTTTGACTCAGAAGACCAAAGAGAGAGGGATTACCTGAAGACTATCCTCCACCGTATTTATGGAAAGTTCATGGTGCATCGGCCATTCATTAGAAAAGCCATCAACAATATCTTTTACAGGTTCATATTTGAGACAGAGAAACACAGTGGGATTGCAGAGTTGCTTGAAATATTGGGCAGCATAATTAATGGTTTTGCTTTGCCTTTGAAGGAAGAGCATAAGCTGTTTCTTGCCCGTGCGTTGATCCCGCTTCACAAGCCTAAGTGTGTTGCTCTTTATCATCAACAGCTTTCGTATTGCATAACTCAGTTTGTTGAGAAGGACGTCAAACTAGCCGATACTGTGGTAAGAGGCCTTTTGAAATATTGGCCGATAACTAATAGTGCAAAGGAGGTAATGTTCCTTAGTGAGTTGGAGGAAGTTTTAGAGGCAACTCAAGCAGCAGAATTTCAGCGATGTGTGATCCCACTATTTCGTCAAATTGGTAGATGCCTCAATAGCTTACACTTTCAG GTAGCTGAACGAGCACTGTTTCTGTGGAACAATGATCATATTCGAAATTTGATCTTACAAAACAGCAAAGTGATACTGCCTATAATCTTCCCTGCTATGGAGAAAAATATACGGGGCCATTGGAATCAAGCTGTTCAAAGCTTGACCATGAATGTTAGAAAAATATTCTCTGATGCTGACCAGGCACTTTTTGATGAATGCTTGAAGAGATtccaagaagaagaaatcaatgATAGGGAGAAGCAAGAGAAGCGAGAATCCATATGGAAACAACTGGAAGATGTTGCTGCAGCTAATGCTGTAAGCAATGAGGCCATCCTTGTCTCAAGATTTGTGTCCTCTGTTGCAATTGCTACCAGTGCTAATCAATTGGCAACTGCAGGTGGTTGA
- the LOC114400332 gene encoding uncharacterized protein LOC114400332: MASLLTTSAITYSPLNNGSKDFRKSGNSSKGRCCIKAMGIEKSLEELYNVKVERKVSPEKLAELGVSKWSVWKTGKSKLPWDWQVDQLVYIEEGEVRVVPEGSNRFMQFVAGDLVRYPKWFEADLWFNGPYQERYSFRAYGDDH, encoded by the coding sequence ATGGCAAGCCTGTTGACAACATCAGCCATCACCTATTCTCCTCTCAACAATGGTTCCAAGGATTTCAGAAAGTCAGGGAATTCTTCTAAAGGAAGGTGTTGCATAAAAGCAATGGGGATAGAGAAATCCTTGGAGGAATTGTACAATGTGAAGGTGGAAAGAAAAGTGTCTCCTGAGAAACTAGCTGAGCTTGGAGTTTCAAAATGGTCGGTGTGGAAGACTGGGAAAAGCAAGTTGCCCTGGGACTGGCAGGTAGACCAACTGGTGTACATTGAAGAAGGGGAAGTGAGAGTTGTGCCTGAAGGGAGCAACCGTTTCATGCAATTTGTGGCTGGGGACTTGGTCCGTTACCCAAAGTGGTTTGAGGCTGACCTCTGGTTCAACGGTCCATATCAAGAACGTTATAGTTTCAGAGCATATGGTGATGATCATTGA
- the LOC114400346 gene encoding uncharacterized protein LOC114400346: MSFLAGRLAGKEAAYFFQESKQAVGKLAQKNPLPKTNNNNNLNFHEVHDCSDVLPEVLRHSLPSKVFRNDEATSFSFSASKWVLRSDPKTQSSVSPDALNPLRAYLSLPQVSFGPKRWQLPEAANTVSASTANESRQDRYASHVNPEKLKAAGEGLAHVGKAFAVATAFIFGGAALVFGVVASKLELHNMSDIKTKGKDYVEPQLENIKERFVPLKIWAENMSRKWHMERDDVKQKTIVKELSKIWGAKRTD, encoded by the exons ATGAGTTTTCTCGCGGGAAGGTTAGCTGGGAAAGAAGCTGCGTACTTTTTCCAGGAATCCAAACAAGCCGTGGGAAAACTAGCCCAAAAAAATCCTCTTCCTaagaccaacaacaacaacaaccttaacTTTCATGAAGTACATGATTGTTCGGATGTGCTTCCCGAGGTTCTAAGGCACTCCCTTCCTTCCAAAGTGTTCAGAAATGATGAAGCcacctctttttccttctctgCGTCCAAATGGGTCCTTCGTTCCGACCCCAAAACCCAATCTTCCGTATCCCCTGATGCTCTCAATCCTCTGCGTGCTTATCTTTCCCTGCCCCAAGTCAGCTTTGGCCCTAAAAG GTGGCAACTGCCTGAAGCAGCAAACACGGTTTCAGCCTCAACAGCTAATGAATCGCGTCAAGACAGGTATGCCAGCCATGTTAACCCGGAGAAGTTGAAAGCTGCAGGGGAAGGGCTTGCACATG TTGGAAAGGCGTTTGCTGTTGCAACTGCATTTATATTTGGTGGTGCTGCATTGGTATTTGGTGTGGTGGCTTCCAAGTTAGAGCTGCATAAT ATGAGTGACATCAAAACTAAGGGAAAAGACTATGTCGAGCCACAACTTGAGAATATcaaagagagatttgttccctTAAAAATATGG GCTGAGAATATGTCACGAAAGTGGCATATGGAAAGGGACGATGTTAAGCAGAAGACTATCGTAAAGGAGCTGTCTAAAATTTGGGGTGCAAAAAGAACAGATTGA